From one Sphingomonas xanthus genomic stretch:
- a CDS encoding PAS domain-containing hybrid sensor histidine kinase/response regulator, whose amino-acid sequence METVDPQAESHGDLGWDFWQGAPVVEDILPELPAGIPDEQSFRLLADNIPTLCWIANGDGYIVWYNRRWHEYCGSTPEEMEGWGWRSVHDPERLPAVMERWQRSIASGEPFEMTFPLRGADGIFRPFLTRVQPVRDTSGAVVRWFGMNTEISAQVEAEEKVRAGEARLQLIQKVSGVGSFDYDLQRDRAVCSDEYYEIMGLPPHVTITLDRSSELIHPEDREETLAAFEKAVTEQVAFQHEYRIVRPDGAIRWVANDATLVLDEDGNPWRYVGGLRDITVRKEATEALRETSRRLDAIINNTEMALFMMDHRQHCVFMNRAAEVLTGYKFEETQGRPLHDVIHHTHPDGTHFPLEECPIDRAFPEENQVSGEEMFVHKDGHFYPVAFTASPVRDDQGKPIGTIIEARNIAEDIRRKAEFRANSDRLSLVLASAPGGLYVVDREGHTTLVSQGFLDMMGFKDESEVLGRKLHDLIHHTHPDGSPYPVTECPIYQCASTGKVAHVPDEVFFRQDGSAVPVEYWVAPIISDGEQVGASCTIVDLTERKKAENALVAESRRLETLNRTGSALAAELDLEKLVQLVTDAGVELTGAKFGAFFYNMIDAAGERLLLYTLSGAKRSDFENFGMPRPTPVFRPTFEGEGTIRSDDITADPRYAKNAPHKGMPKGHLPVRSYLAVPVVGRDGEVIGGLFFGHPETGKFTQRHEELMTGIAAQAAIGIDNARLYRSLNAELAERAKAEDALKLLNETLEQRVSEEIARRSEAEEALRQAQKMETLGQLTGGIAHDFNNLLQVVTGNIDLLKRQLPEDAARLKRAAENALAGAARAATLTQRLLAFSRRQPLSPRPTDINRLVAAMSDLLHRTLGETVEVETVLAPRVWPIEVDPNQFENAIINLAVNARDAMPDGGKLTIETQNTHLDHQYTSRHPEISPGQYVVICISDTGSGMDPETLSKAIEPFFTTKEVGRGTGLGLSMVYGFVKQSGGHFRIYSEPDEGTTVKMYLPRLMGAVPEDEVEDAIGASAGNGDETILVCEDDDDVRAYSVQVLRELGYRVLEAHDGPSALRLIEQKGESIDLLFTDVVLPGGMSGADIDREARKLRPKLKTLFTTGYARNAIFHHGRLDPGVELITKPFGYSDLAFRVREILDGVSASQR is encoded by the coding sequence TTGGAAACGGTAGACCCGCAGGCAGAATCGCACGGCGATCTCGGTTGGGACTTCTGGCAAGGCGCTCCGGTGGTGGAGGACATCCTCCCAGAATTGCCAGCCGGCATCCCCGACGAGCAAAGCTTCAGGCTGCTTGCCGACAATATTCCCACTCTCTGCTGGATCGCCAACGGCGACGGCTACATCGTCTGGTACAACCGCCGCTGGCATGAATATTGCGGCTCCACGCCCGAGGAGATGGAAGGCTGGGGGTGGCGTTCGGTCCATGATCCGGAACGATTGCCGGCTGTCATGGAACGATGGCAGCGATCGATCGCCTCGGGCGAACCATTCGAGATGACCTTTCCCCTTCGCGGGGCGGACGGGATTTTTCGTCCTTTCCTGACGCGAGTGCAGCCGGTACGCGACACCAGCGGCGCTGTGGTCCGCTGGTTCGGCATGAACACTGAAATTTCGGCGCAGGTCGAAGCCGAAGAGAAAGTGCGCGCAGGCGAAGCCAGGCTCCAGCTGATCCAGAAGGTCAGCGGGGTCGGAAGCTTCGACTATGATCTCCAGCGCGATAGGGCGGTCTGCTCGGACGAATATTACGAGATCATGGGCTTGCCCCCTCATGTAACGATCACACTCGACCGCTCTAGCGAACTCATTCATCCAGAAGATCGTGAGGAGACCCTCGCAGCTTTCGAAAAAGCCGTTACAGAGCAAGTTGCCTTCCAGCATGAGTATCGGATCGTCCGACCCGACGGCGCTATCCGTTGGGTCGCCAACGACGCAACGCTGGTATTGGACGAGGACGGCAATCCTTGGCGGTATGTCGGTGGACTGAGGGACATAACTGTCCGAAAAGAAGCAACCGAGGCGCTTCGAGAGACCAGTCGCCGGCTCGATGCCATCATCAACAACACCGAAATGGCGTTGTTCATGATGGATCATCGTCAACATTGTGTCTTCATGAACCGCGCTGCCGAAGTCCTAACCGGCTACAAGTTCGAAGAGACCCAGGGGCGTCCGCTCCATGATGTCATCCACCACACCCACCCCGACGGCACCCATTTTCCGTTGGAAGAATGCCCGATCGATCGCGCCTTTCCCGAGGAAAACCAGGTTAGCGGCGAAGAAATGTTCGTCCACAAGGATGGCCATTTCTATCCGGTCGCCTTCACCGCGTCGCCGGTCCGCGATGACCAGGGAAAGCCCATTGGCACGATCATCGAGGCGCGCAACATTGCCGAGGATATCCGGCGCAAGGCCGAGTTTCGCGCCAACAGCGACCGGTTAAGCCTGGTCCTGGCTTCGGCACCGGGCGGGCTGTACGTGGTGGACCGCGAAGGCCACACCACCTTGGTCAGCCAGGGTTTCCTCGATATGATGGGCTTCAAGGACGAATCCGAGGTCCTGGGGCGCAAGCTGCACGACCTGATCCATCACACTCACCCGGACGGAAGTCCCTATCCCGTCACCGAATGCCCCATCTACCAGTGCGCCAGCACCGGGAAGGTAGCGCATGTTCCCGACGAGGTGTTTTTCCGCCAGGACGGAAGCGCCGTTCCCGTCGAATATTGGGTGGCGCCGATCATTTCCGACGGGGAGCAGGTCGGGGCCAGTTGCACGATCGTCGACCTGACCGAGCGGAAAAAAGCCGAAAATGCGCTCGTCGCGGAAAGCCGGCGGCTTGAAACGCTCAACCGTACCGGGTCGGCCCTGGCTGCCGAGCTTGACCTTGAAAAGCTGGTCCAGCTGGTGACCGATGCCGGGGTCGAGCTGACTGGCGCCAAGTTCGGGGCGTTCTTCTACAACATGATCGATGCCGCGGGCGAGCGGCTGCTCCTGTATACACTGTCGGGGGCGAAACGGTCGGACTTCGAGAATTTCGGGATGCCCCGGCCAACGCCGGTGTTCAGGCCGACCTTTGAAGGCGAAGGGACGATCCGTTCGGACGACATCACCGCCGACCCCCGCTACGCCAAGAACGCGCCGCATAAAGGAATGCCCAAGGGCCATTTGCCGGTCCGGTCCTACCTCGCAGTCCCGGTCGTTGGACGGGACGGCGAAGTCATCGGCGGCCTGTTCTTCGGCCATCCCGAAACCGGCAAATTCACGCAGCGGCACGAAGAACTGATGACAGGCATCGCCGCCCAAGCCGCAATCGGCATCGACAATGCCCGCCTGTATCGCTCGCTCAATGCAGAGTTGGCGGAACGCGCCAAGGCCGAAGACGCGCTGAAGCTGCTCAACGAGACGCTCGAACAGCGGGTCAGCGAGGAAATCGCCCGGCGAAGCGAAGCCGAGGAAGCCCTGCGCCAGGCCCAAAAAATGGAAACGCTGGGCCAACTTACAGGTGGCATTGCCCACGACTTCAACAATCTGCTTCAGGTCGTGACCGGCAACATCGACCTGTTGAAGCGCCAATTGCCCGAGGATGCGGCGCGGCTGAAGCGTGCAGCCGAGAATGCCCTGGCGGGCGCCGCCCGGGCCGCGACGCTGACCCAGCGCCTGCTGGCTTTTTCGCGGCGCCAACCGCTATCGCCCCGCCCCACCGACATCAACCGCCTCGTCGCCGCGATGTCCGACCTGTTGCATCGCACTTTGGGTGAAACGGTTGAAGTCGAGACCGTCCTAGCTCCGCGGGTGTGGCCGATCGAGGTCGACCCGAACCAGTTCGAAAACGCGATCATCAACCTGGCGGTCAACGCCAGGGACGCGATGCCCGATGGCGGCAAGCTGACGATCGAGACCCAGAACACCCATCTCGACCATCAATATACGTCACGGCATCCGGAAATTTCGCCGGGCCAATATGTGGTCATCTGCATTTCGGACACGGGCAGCGGGATGGATCCGGAGACGCTTTCCAAGGCCATCGAACCCTTTTTCACGACCAAGGAGGTCGGCCGGGGCACTGGTCTGGGCCTGTCGATGGTCTACGGCTTCGTCAAACAATCTGGCGGCCATTTCCGCATCTATTCCGAGCCGGACGAAGGCACGACGGTCAAGATGTACCTGCCCCGACTGATGGGCGCGGTCCCCGAGGACGAAGTCGAAGATGCCATCGGCGCTTCGGCCGGCAATGGCGATGAAACCATCCTTGTCTGCGAAGACGATGACGATGTCCGCGCCTATTCGGTGCAGGTCCTGCGCGAACTGGGGTACCGTGTGCTTGAGGCGCATGACGGGCCCTCCGCCCTGCGCCTGATCGAACAGAAAGGGGAATCGATCGACCTCCTGTTTACCGACGTTGTTCTTCCGGGCGGCATGAGCGGCGCAGATATTGACCGCGAAGCCAGGAAGTTGCGGCCGAAACTGAAGACCCTGTTTACCACCGGCTATGCACGCAATGCCATCTTCCACCATGGCCGCCTCGATCCGGGCGTCGAGCTGATAACCAAGCCGTTTGGCTATTCCGACCTGGCATTTCG
- the cutA gene encoding divalent-cation tolerance protein CutA, with translation MIVSVYAVFADAEEAKRIGRLMVEEKLAACVNVLGPCQSIYRWEGAIEEATECPALFKTTDAHADALIVRIAELHSYEVPAIMVWPIERIDDSYARWIEREIGTSVEQGNGQTH, from the coding sequence ATGATCGTCTCGGTCTATGCAGTTTTCGCCGACGCGGAGGAGGCAAAGCGCATCGGCAGGCTAATGGTCGAGGAAAAGCTGGCGGCCTGCGTCAACGTGCTTGGGCCCTGCCAGTCCATATACCGATGGGAGGGTGCAATCGAAGAGGCGACCGAATGTCCGGCGCTGTTCAAGACCACCGACGCGCATGCCGACGCGCTAATCGTGAGAATCGCGGAGCTTCACAGCTACGAGGTCCCGGCAATCATGGTCTGGCCGATCGAGCGGATCGATGATTCATATGCGCGCTGGATCGAGAGGGAAATCGGGACCTCAGTGGAACAAGGTAATGGACAGACGCATTGA
- a CDS encoding COX15/CtaA family protein, protein MNSAIADRPTTASRPIRPVAISNWLFIVAGLVFLTVVVGGITRLTESGLSITVWDPIKGAIPPLSDADWQSAFDLYRQTPEYIEINGPAGMDLAAFKFIFFWEWFHRLIGRVIGLAFALPLLWFAVRRSIPEGFGGRLAGLLLLGAAQGFLGWFMVQSGLVDRTDVSHFRLSAHLLLALFIIAALIWTALDLRQLARTGEKRFARITRPGAITSAVLFVQLLLGAWVAGLDAGYVASDWPLMQGRLVPDGIDWSQGVGFALTHDPFLLHFLHRWWAFVLVLALVIFARRLKPLSARASRTIHIVFGTQVLLGIATVMTGMNIALAVLHQAVGALLVASVAWGVHVAGQRS, encoded by the coding sequence ATGAACTCAGCCATCGCCGACAGGCCAACAACCGCTTCACGCCCCATCCGACCGGTCGCCATCTCCAACTGGCTGTTCATCGTCGCGGGGCTGGTGTTTCTGACCGTGGTCGTCGGCGGCATCACCCGGCTCACTGAAAGCGGGCTCAGCATCACCGTTTGGGACCCGATCAAGGGCGCCATCCCGCCCCTTTCCGATGCCGATTGGCAGAGCGCCTTCGACCTTTACCGCCAGACCCCCGAATATATCGAAATCAACGGTCCCGCCGGGATGGACCTGGCGGCGTTCAAATTCATATTCTTCTGGGAATGGTTCCACCGGCTGATCGGCCGGGTGATCGGGCTTGCCTTCGCCCTCCCCCTCCTGTGGTTCGCGGTCAGGCGCTCGATCCCCGAGGGCTTTGGCGGTCGGCTGGCCGGCCTGCTGCTGCTTGGCGCTGCGCAGGGTTTCCTTGGATGGTTCATGGTTCAGTCGGGCCTCGTTGACCGGACCGACGTCAGCCATTTTCGCCTGTCAGCCCACCTCTTGCTCGCGCTGTTCATCATAGCCGCGCTGATCTGGACCGCGCTTGACCTGCGGCAGTTGGCGAGGACCGGCGAGAAGCGGTTCGCCAGGATCACCCGTCCCGGCGCCATCACCTCGGCCGTCCTGTTCGTCCAACTGTTGCTTGGCGCCTGGGTCGCGGGGCTGGACGCGGGCTATGTGGCCAGCGATTGGCCGCTGATGCAGGGGAGGCTGGTTCCCGACGGCATCGACTGGAGCCAGGGCGTCGGCTTTGCCCTGACGCATGACCCGTTCCTGCTGCATTTCCTCCACCGCTGGTGGGCCTTCGTGCTGGTCCTGGCACTGGTCATCTTCGCGCGAAGGCTGAAGCCGCTCAGCGCGCGCGCCTCCCGAACGATCCATATCGTCTTTGGAACCCAAGTCCTGCTCGGCATCGCTACGGTCATGACAGGGATGAACATCGCCCTGGCGGTGCTCCACCAGGCGGTAGGTGCGCTCCTTGTCGCCAGCGTTGCCTGGGGAGTCCATGTAGCGGGGCAACGGTCATGA
- a CDS encoding MerC domain-containing protein: MSPLAVPTHRLDRMAIGLSGLCVVHCVASAVLLALLASAGSIVGAHWIHEVGLSLAMVMGVIALGRGIREHGFAMPSAIGGLGLGVMAGALTLPHDGSEALYTVVGVAILALGHRLNHIASE, translated from the coding sequence ATGTCGCCGCTTGCAGTTCCGACCCATCGCCTGGACCGGATGGCCATTGGCCTTTCCGGGCTTTGCGTCGTGCATTGCGTGGCAAGCGCGGTGCTTCTTGCCCTGCTAGCCAGTGCCGGGAGCATTGTCGGCGCCCACTGGATTCACGAAGTCGGCCTGTCGCTGGCGATGGTCATGGGCGTCATCGCGCTCGGCCGCGGGATCAGGGAGCATGGATTTGCGATGCCTAGCGCGATCGGCGGCCTTGGCCTTGGGGTCATGGCCGGCGCGCTGACTTTGCCCCATGACGGAAGCGAAGCGCTCTATACCGTGGTCGGGGTCGCGATCCTGGCGCTGGGCCATCGCCTCAACCACATTGCCAGTGAGTAG
- a CDS encoding Fur family transcriptional regulator: MSGHSHQLHEGSSLRDAAARRMAERGEQWTDMRAAIFDALASFDKPASAYDIAEAVSGARGKRVAANSVYRILDLFVGANLARRVESANAYVANQHPGCLHDCIFLICDNCGQATHIDDDKLSGGVRDAAEHAGFAEVRPVIEVRGRCGECS; encoded by the coding sequence ATGTCGGGACATTCTCACCAGCTTCATGAAGGTTCGTCGCTGCGCGACGCGGCAGCGCGGCGCATGGCGGAGCGGGGCGAGCAATGGACCGATATGCGGGCGGCAATCTTCGATGCGCTCGCCAGCTTCGACAAGCCGGCCTCCGCCTATGATATCGCCGAAGCGGTATCGGGCGCTCGAGGGAAGAGGGTTGCCGCCAACAGCGTCTATCGCATCCTCGACCTGTTCGTTGGCGCCAATCTGGCGCGACGGGTCGAGAGCGCTAACGCCTATGTCGCGAACCAGCATCCCGGCTGCCTTCACGATTGCATCTTCCTGATCTGCGACAATTGCGGGCAGGCGACCCACATAGACGACGACAAATTGTCCGGCGGCGTGCGTGATGCTGCCGAACATGCCGGATTCGCCGAGGTGCGGCCGGTCATCGAAGTGCGTGGCCGGTGCGGAGAATGCAGCTAA
- the dxs gene encoding 1-deoxy-D-xylulose-5-phosphate synthase codes for MSERPDTPLLDQVHFPADIRALSKDKLRQLSDELRSEMISAVSTSGGHLGSGLGVVELTVAIHHVFDTPDDKLIWDVGHQCYPHKIVTGRRDRIRSIRQAGGLSGFTKRAESEYDPFGAAHSSTSISAALGFAISNKLAGQPGRAIAVIGDGAMSAGMAYEAMNNAEAAGNRLIVILNDNDMSIAPPVGALRNSLARLVSSGKYLTPRGLAAKLARKMPDPVQRWAEQTEEYLRGWVTGGTLFEELGFYYVGPVDGHNVEALVEVLENVRDADVGPMLVHVVTQKGKGYGPAEDSADKYHGVVKFDIVSGKQDKGPGGGPPAYTAVFADALKAEMERDEKIVAITAAMPSGTGLDKVQATFPDRTFDVGIAEQHAVTFAAGLAAQGHRPFCAIYSTFLQRAYDQVVHDVAIQNLPVRFAMDRAGLVGADGCTHAGSFDLAYLCTLPNLVVMAAADEAELVHMVHTMALYDGGPIAVRYPRGNGRGVDMPTSPERLEIGKGRIVREGKKVAILSLGTRLEEAEKAADMLEAKGLSTTVADLRFAKPLDEELIRKLLTTHEVAVTVEEAAVGGFGAHVLTLASDEGLIDAGLKLRTMRLPDSFQDQNAPAKQYDEARLNAPHIVETVLKALRRNHVDADAGAIA; via the coding sequence ATGTCCGAACGTCCCGATACGCCGCTGCTCGACCAGGTTCATTTTCCCGCTGACATCCGGGCCTTGTCCAAGGACAAGTTGCGCCAACTGTCCGACGAACTCCGCTCCGAGATGATTTCCGCGGTTTCGACCTCGGGCGGGCACCTTGGATCGGGGCTTGGGGTGGTCGAGCTGACGGTCGCGATCCACCATGTCTTCGACACGCCCGACGACAAGCTGATCTGGGACGTTGGTCACCAATGCTACCCGCACAAGATCGTCACCGGCCGGCGCGACCGGATCCGCTCCATCCGCCAGGCAGGGGGGCTGAGCGGCTTCACCAAGCGGGCGGAAAGCGAATATGACCCCTTTGGCGCGGCGCACAGCTCAACCAGCATTTCCGCGGCGCTTGGCTTTGCGATATCCAATAAGCTCGCGGGTCAGCCCGGCCGGGCCATCGCGGTGATCGGCGACGGCGCGATGAGCGCCGGCATGGCCTATGAGGCGATGAACAACGCCGAGGCAGCGGGCAACCGACTGATCGTCATTCTCAACGATAATGACATGTCGATTGCGCCGCCGGTCGGCGCGCTTCGCAATTCGCTCGCGCGGCTTGTGAGTTCGGGCAAATATCTGACCCCGCGCGGCCTTGCCGCCAAGCTGGCACGCAAGATGCCGGATCCGGTGCAGCGCTGGGCCGAACAGACCGAGGAATATCTGCGAGGCTGGGTCACTGGCGGGACGTTGTTCGAGGAACTGGGCTTCTATTACGTCGGTCCGGTCGACGGCCATAACGTTGAAGCGCTCGTCGAAGTGCTGGAAAATGTCCGCGATGCCGACGTCGGCCCGATGCTGGTCCATGTCGTCACTCAGAAAGGCAAGGGCTATGGCCCGGCCGAGGACAGCGCCGACAAATATCATGGCGTCGTCAAGTTCGACATCGTATCGGGCAAGCAGGACAAGGGCCCGGGCGGCGGACCCCCGGCCTATACCGCGGTCTTCGCCGACGCCTTGAAGGCAGAGATGGAGCGCGACGAGAAGATCGTTGCGATCACGGCGGCAATGCCGTCGGGCACCGGTCTCGACAAGGTCCAGGCGACTTTCCCCGACCGCACCTTCGACGTCGGAATTGCCGAGCAGCATGCGGTCACCTTCGCCGCCGGCCTTGCTGCGCAAGGACACCGCCCGTTCTGCGCCATTTACTCGACCTTCTTGCAGCGCGCTTACGACCAGGTGGTCCATGACGTCGCCATCCAGAATTTGCCGGTTCGATTCGCGATGGATCGCGCCGGCTTGGTCGGGGCGGATGGCTGCACTCACGCCGGCAGCTTTGACCTGGCCTATCTATGCACCCTGCCGAACCTTGTGGTGATGGCGGCAGCCGACGAGGCCGAACTGGTCCATATGGTTCATACCATGGCGCTTTATGACGGCGGCCCGATCGCGGTGCGTTATCCCCGCGGAAATGGGCGCGGCGTGGACATGCCGACCAGCCCCGAACGGCTGGAGATAGGCAAGGGTCGTATCGTCCGCGAAGGCAAGAAGGTCGCAATCTTGTCGCTCGGCACCCGCCTCGAAGAGGCAGAAAAGGCCGCCGACATGCTCGAGGCCAAGGGCCTCTCAACGACCGTCGCCGATCTGCGCTTCGCGAAGCCGCTCGACGAGGAATTGATCCGCAAGTTGCTGACGACCCATGAGGTTGCGGTAACGGTCGAGGAGGCCGCGGTTGGGGGCTTTGGCGCGCACGTGCTCACGCTTGCCAGCGACGAGGGACTGATCGATGCCGGCCTGAAGCTTCGTACCATGCGCCTGCCCGACAGCTTCCAGGATCAGAACGCGCCCGCCAAACAATATGATGAGGCCCGGCTCAACGCGCCCCACATCGTCGAGACGGTCCTCAAGGCGTTGCGCCGTAACCATGTCGATGCTGACGCGGGAGCGATCGCCTGA
- a CDS encoding endonuclease/exonuclease/phosphatase family protein, which translates to MTAWKVWAKRILIAVLLLLAILSFLPLWQTDRWWVRQWDYPRLQVACLLAALMFGLWLLEHRRSRTFWAVTIGSGAALAWQVSHFLAYFPLYPKEVASAANCPTASRVKLLNANVLLTNDRMGPLLQQIERHDPDIVLVLEANDEWVRGLAGLRNRYPYWLAEPVPNTYGMLLLSRLPMNGGIRHLVQPAVPSVRATVTMANGQQFILHGVHPEPPWPGDDSGERDAELVMVGREVRDEGQAAVVLGDLNDVAWSRTSRLFHEVAGTNDPRVGRGFYPTFNAKYPLLRWPLDHLFVSPHFKLVDMAVLPDIGSDHFPVLFSLCLVGDADQRKVSRTAPAGTEAEASQELSKGLQERSEEDRGQ; encoded by the coding sequence ATGACCGCCTGGAAGGTCTGGGCCAAGCGGATCCTGATCGCCGTCCTCCTACTGCTCGCCATCCTGTCGTTCCTTCCACTTTGGCAGACCGACCGGTGGTGGGTTCGTCAATGGGATTATCCGCGGCTTCAGGTCGCCTGCCTCCTCGCAGCGCTGATGTTCGGACTTTGGCTGCTCGAACACAGGCGCTCGCGCACATTCTGGGCGGTTACGATCGGCTCGGGTGCCGCCCTGGCATGGCAAGTCAGTCACTTCCTCGCCTATTTTCCGCTTTACCCCAAGGAGGTGGCGAGCGCCGCCAACTGTCCTACGGCGAGCCGGGTCAAGCTGCTCAATGCCAATGTCCTATTGACCAATGATCGCATGGGCCCATTGCTGCAGCAGATCGAACGCCATGATCCGGACATCGTGCTGGTCCTCGAAGCCAATGACGAATGGGTTCGCGGGCTGGCGGGACTGCGCAATCGCTATCCCTATTGGTTGGCGGAGCCGGTTCCCAATACCTACGGGATGCTCCTTCTGTCCCGCCTGCCGATGAACGGGGGCATCCGTCACCTGGTCCAGCCGGCGGTGCCTTCGGTCAGGGCTACCGTCACCATGGCCAATGGTCAGCAATTCATCCTTCATGGCGTTCATCCCGAACCGCCCTGGCCTGGCGACGATAGCGGCGAACGCGACGCGGAACTGGTGATGGTCGGGCGTGAGGTCAGGGACGAGGGCCAGGCTGCGGTCGTGCTCGGCGATCTCAACGATGTCGCTTGGTCGCGGACGTCCCGCCTGTTCCATGAAGTGGCCGGGACCAACGATCCGCGCGTTGGCCGGGGCTTCTATCCGACGTTCAACGCCAAATATCCGCTCTTGCGCTGGCCGTTGGACCATCTGTTCGTCTCGCCGCATTTCAAGCTCGTCGACATGGCCGTCCTTCCGGATATCGGCTCGGATCATTTCCCGGTCCTGTTCAGCCTGTGCCTGGTCGGCGACGCGGACCAGCGCAAAGTCAGTCGGACCGCGCCGGCCGGGACTGAGGCCGAGGCCAGCCAGGAACTGTCGAAGGGCTTGCAAGAACGAAGCGAAGAAGACCGTGGCCAATAG
- a CDS encoding TlyA family RNA methyltransferase produces MANRCRADLLLVERGLAESRTRAQALILAGNVFHGDRRVAKAGDLLPADGELTVKGRDHPWVSRGGVKLDHGLKHFGLDVTGATALDVGSSTGGFTDVLLSNGATKVYAVDVGTNQLAWKLRSDPRVIVMEQTNARTLSSELIPEPVDIVVCDASFIALSKVLDAALDLARPGASLMALVKPQFEAGRDEVGKGGVVRDPAVHARVCDEAASWVRSKGWRFLGVETSPITGPEGNVEFLLGAVRED; encoded by the coding sequence GTGGCCAATAGGTGCCGCGCAGACCTTCTGCTCGTCGAACGCGGGCTCGCCGAAAGCCGCACTCGGGCGCAGGCTCTGATTTTGGCCGGGAATGTGTTCCATGGCGACCGGCGGGTAGCCAAGGCAGGCGACCTGTTACCCGCGGATGGCGAATTGACGGTCAAGGGGCGTGACCATCCCTGGGTGTCGCGGGGCGGGGTCAAGCTCGACCATGGACTGAAGCACTTCGGCCTTGATGTGACGGGCGCTACCGCGCTCGATGTGGGCAGCTCGACGGGGGGCTTTACCGACGTGCTGCTTTCCAATGGCGCGACCAAGGTTTACGCGGTCGACGTCGGCACCAACCAGCTCGCCTGGAAGCTGCGCAGCGATCCCCGGGTCATCGTGATGGAACAGACCAATGCGCGGACCCTGTCGAGCGAGCTGATCCCCGAACCCGTCGACATTGTCGTGTGCGACGCAAGTTTCATTGCCCTGTCGAAGGTGCTCGACGCGGCGCTCGACCTTGCGCGTCCGGGCGCCTCGCTGATGGCGCTGGTCAAGCCGCAGTTCGAGGCCGGGCGAGACGAGGTCGGCAAGGGGGGAGTCGTACGGGACCCCGCCGTTCACGCCCGCGTTTGTGACGAAGCCGCGTCATGGGTCCGCAGCAAGGGGTGGCGCTTTCTGGGGGTTGAGACCAGTCCGATTACCGGGCCGGAGGGAAATGTCGAGTTTCTGCTCGGCGCGGTTAGGGAGGATTGA
- a CDS encoding TspO/MBR family protein: MASAERNDRGLWRKALVAAPAIVIAGSLIGVLSNSGFGNDWYDPLDKPAFQPPGWAFGVVWTTLYTMMGIALAAVLNEPETPLRKTAVSLFAAQLTLNFAWSPIFFGFHMIDLALVVILLMLILALTTARLFRQIRPVAGWLLLPYLLWLCLATALNYETGRLNPGADAAPLGISGA; this comes from the coding sequence ATGGCCAGCGCAGAACGGAACGACCGGGGATTGTGGCGAAAGGCCCTGGTGGCCGCGCCGGCCATTGTCATCGCCGGATCGCTGATCGGCGTTCTTTCGAACAGCGGGTTTGGCAACGATTGGTATGACCCGCTCGACAAACCCGCGTTCCAGCCTCCCGGATGGGCGTTCGGTGTGGTGTGGACCACGCTATATACGATGATGGGGATTGCGCTTGCGGCAGTACTCAACGAGCCCGAGACGCCCCTGCGCAAGACCGCGGTTTCGCTGTTCGCGGCGCAGCTGACACTCAATTTTGCATGGTCGCCGATCTTCTTCGGCTTCCACATGATTGACCTGGCGCTGGTCGTCATCCTGCTGATGCTGATCCTCGCGCTGACGACCGCGCGGCTTTTTCGGCAAATTCGTCCGGTGGCGGGGTGGCTGCTGCTTCCCTATCTTCTATGGTTGTGCCTGGCGACCGCCCTCAACTATGAGACAGGTCGCCTCAACCCCGGCGCGGACGCCGCGCCATTGGGCATTAGCGGAGCTTGA
- a CDS encoding accessory factor UbiK family protein: MQSQNRMFDDLVKMMNGVAGTMAGVGREAEASMREKMREWVGGMDFVSRDEFEAVKAMAIAARDENEALKARLDALEGGSAPSKPKPARKPKPGA; this comes from the coding sequence ATGCAATCTCAAAACCGAATGTTCGACGACCTCGTCAAGATGATGAACGGCGTCGCCGGGACCATGGCCGGCGTAGGCCGCGAGGCTGAAGCCTCCATGCGCGAGAAAATGCGCGAATGGGTCGGCGGGATGGACTTCGTCAGCCGCGACGAGTTCGAGGCGGTGAAGGCGATGGCTATCGCCGCGCGCGACGAGAATGAGGCGCTGAAGGCGCGCCTCGACGCGCTTGAGGGCGGCTCGGCACCGTCGAAACCGAAGCCGGCCCGCAAGCCCAAGCCGGGAGCCTGA